The Halostella limicola genome includes the window GCAGCGCCAGTCGACGACGTCGTCGGGGAGCGTCTCCCGCGACCGGAGCCACTCCGCCACGGGCGTCCCGCCGTCGTCGGGCACCGTCGCCGCCAGCGCGTCGAGCGTCAGATCGTCGTCCGACTCCGCCGAACAGCCCCACAGGGTGCAGGCGGCGGGGTTAGCGTCGACCACGTCGCCCTCGTCGTCGACGACGAACACCGGGTCGTCGACGGCGTCGAACAGCACCTCGTAGGAGCGCTGCCGCCGCCGCCCGTCGACCGCGTTCCTGATGCGGTTGGCGAGCAGTTCGTACTGGCCGGTGCCGGTCGATTTCCTGATGTAGTCCGTCGCGCCCGCGCGGATGGCCGCCGCCGCGACGCTCTCGCTCCCCTCGCCGGTGAAGAGGACGAACGGGACGTCGGCCCGGCGCTCGCGGACGGCGTCGAGGAACTCCAGCCCGTCCATCGCCGGCATCCGGTAGTCGCTCACGACGCAGTCGACGCGCTCGCCGGCGTCCAGTCTGTCGAGGGCGTCGGCGGGCGCCGCCTCGGCGACCACCTCGATGTCCGGCTGGGTGTGTTCGAAGTGGTCGGCGACGAGCGACGTGATCCGCTCGTTATCGTCTACGCAGAGTACTCGGATATCTGATGTCATAGAGAGATATTCATCGATGCTTGCCACCGAAATGTACCAGGGAGCCAAATATGTTAGGGAATATTTCAGACGTCCCTAATATAATGGCGGGAAGGTATAACCCTACATATCAGTTCTCCAGATATATGCAGCGCAAAGCTGTCTTGGTAATCGGCACAGTATTGATCGCGTCGGTCGCAATGGGTTCGGCCGCGTTCACCAGCGGTAGCGTCGACCGTGCGGCCACGGTCCAAGTTGTCGGCGACGACGCGGCCGCCACCGGCCTCGCGCCGGGCGGCGGAACGAACAGCGGCGTCGTTCAGTACGACTCGAACAACCAGCTCTCGATCGACTTCTCGAACGTGAGCAGCAACGCCGACGGCATCAACGGGAACGCTAACTACACGATCGGTGACCACTCGAGCGCGACTACCACCTACGCGTTCAACGTTACCAACAACGACGATGCCACTCACACCTACACGCTCTCGTACGCTTTCTCCGGGTCGCCGGCTACTGACTCGAGCGTGACGTTCACGGCGTACAACAGCACGGGCTCGAAGCTCGCGACTGCCTCCGACAGTGGCTCCGGGTCGTTCGATCTGGGTAGCACGGAGACGGCCTACGTCGTGATGGAAGTCAATTCGACGGGGACGACGAGCGCTGAATCGCTCTCCGGCGACCTGACGATCACGGCGACGTAACCACGTCCCACCTCGTTTCAGACTGATGTACCGTTACGTCGGCGCGGTCGTGCTGGTCGGGTTCGTGGCGCTCTCAGCGGCGACGCCGCTCGGGGCGGCCTACGTCTACTCCGACAGCATGGAGCCGACGATATCGACCGGTGACGGGTTCGTCGTCGTCCCAGCGGACGACGCCGGCCCGGGAGACGTCGTCACTTTCTGGTCCGACCACCGCGAGGAGTACGTCACGCACCGCGTCGTCGCGGAGACGGAGTCGGGGTACGTCACGAAGGGGGACAACAACCCGATCACGGACCAGGCCGCCGGTCATCCGCCCGTTCGGCAGTCGGACGTCGAGGGGACCGTCCTGACGCTCGGCGGCGGGCCGGTGACGGTGCCCCACGTCGGGGACGCGGTGCGGTTCGCGTCGAAGCACGCGACGGTCCTCGCGGGGGCCGGCGCCCTGTTGGTCGCCGCCCTCGTCGGTTCGTCCTCGTCCCGGTCGCGGGACGTGCTCAGCGCGCGGACGCTGTTCCGCGGGCTGATCGCCGCGAGCGTCATCGTCGGCGTCGTCGGCGTCCTGCTGACCGGCGGCACGGTGCGTTTCCCGGTCAGCGATTCCGCCGACGGAGCGACGCCGGAGACGGTAATCTTCGAGAACGACAGCGCGAACGTGACGTTATCGATGGCATCGTCGCCGTACTCGTACCGGGCGATAGCGGCGTCCGGCGTCCGGATCGTAGACAGGTCGTCGGCGGGCGACGGGGAAGCGAAGCCCGCGGACGGCGGGGAGGCGACGACCGACGGCGGAGAAACGACCGGCGAGAAGGGGTCCGCGAACGCCGACGAAAGCGGGGCGACGACCGGCGAGGTCACGCTGACGCTCGCGAGGGACGGCTCCGGCGCGGACGCCGCGACCGTTCGGGTGTACCAGTACCCGAGGGTCCTCCCGGCGGGGATCGTCCGCGCGGCGCACGCGGTTCACCCACTGGTCGCCGCGGTACTGACGGTCGGCGTCGGGCACCTGCCGGTCGCCGCGCTGTACCTGCTGACGATAGACGGGCGAGAACCGCTGCGGTCGGGCCGCTGGCGCGGACCGCTTCGGGGGAAGTGAGATGCGCCGACGCACCCGCTCCCGTCGGCGTTCGGGGCGACCCTGGCTGTCGGTGGTCGTCGTCGCGGTGACGAGCCTGCTCCTGCTGACGGCGATGCCGCCGTCGGCGTCGTTCGACACCGGATCGGTGGGACGAGGATCGGGAATCGCCGTCGCCGACGACGGGAACGCGATCCTCGGCTTGAGCAACCACTCCGCGCTGAAGACGGGGGAGACCTGCAAGCTCGTCAACGTCACCAACCGGTTCGACCGGTCGGTGACGGTCACCGTGGCGCTCCGCGAGGACTCCGAGAAGTACGGTAACCTGACGCTGGGGAACGGCCGCGAGGGGAACCAGACCAGCTTCTCGCTCGGGACCGGGATTTCGCGGACGGTCGGGCTGGAGACGGACAACGAAAGCGCCTACGACGGCGACGACGTGTACTTCCACGCCAACGCCACGGGGGACGGCGTTCGCGCCGTCGCGACGGACAGGCACTCGACCATCGACGACGGCGCGTCCACCACGGACTGCGACATCACGCTATGAGCTGGATCGCAGCCGGACGGCTCCGGTACGAGCGGCTGGTCGCCACTCACGGCAGGAGCGTCGTGCTCGCGCTGGCGGTGCTCGGCCTCGTCGCGGCGGGCGTCACGGCGGTCGGCGTCGCCTCGCCGCCGACGGAGACAAGCCGGATGGCGACCGACACCGTCAGGGTCACCGCGGACGGGTCGGACTCGGCGACGGTCACCGGCGAGAGCGAACTGTACGAGCGCGGGGAGGTCGTCCGCGACAGCCCGGCGTACCTGACCGCGGCCGCGCCGAACCTCACCGTCACCGCCGAGACGAGCGTCTCCGACGGTCGGTCGGCGAACGTCACCCAGGACCTCGTGCTGACCTACCGCGCGAAGCGCGGCGGCGAGACGTACTGGGAGGAGCCGGTTCCTATCGGGCACGCCGAGGGCGTCGCGGGCGACGACCCCGCGACGGTGTCGGCGACGGTGAACGTGGCCGACGTGCGCGACCGGATCGAGGCGATACGCGGGGAGACGGGGTCGCGGACGACCGTCAGCGCCGTCGTGGTCCACCGCGCCGCCTACGAGACGGGGAGCCGCAGCGGGGAACTGCGAAGCAGCGCGGGACTCAGCGTCGGCGACCGCTCCTACTCGCTCGGCGACGGCCTCGGTACGAGCGACACGTACCACGACCGCGAGGTCGTCACCCGGGCCGACGAGGACCGGACGACGGCGCTGTTCGGCGTCACTGTCGCGTCGTGGTCCCTCTGGTCGGCCCCGCTGGCGCTCGGCTTCCTGCTCGGTGCCGGTCACGCTGGCGTCGTCCGGCGGCGCGGCGTCGACCCGCGAGCGGTCGAGCGCCGACTGGAGCGGGACCGGTTCGCCGAGTGGGTCTCTCACGGCGAGGTACCGGACGACGTCGCCGACCGGCGCGTCGCGATCGCCTCGCTCGCGGACCTGGTCGACGTCGCCATCGACGCCGACCGCCGCGTCGTCTCCGACCGCCGGACGGAGCGATACGTGGTGATCGACGGGAACGTGGCGTACGTCTACGCTCCCGACGGTCCGGCGGCGGCCGAGGACCCGACCGAGAGACCTGCCGGCGGCACGACCGACGACGCCGATCCGCTGGCGCCGGACCGCGCGGAAGCCGCTTCCGGGGGAAGCGGCGGCCGCGACCGGGACGCGCCGCGAACCGGCATCCCGGAGACTACAACTCGTTCGGCCGGGGACCGAGCGAGCGTCGAGGGGAACGGGACTGACGACGTGGCGGCACGCGAATCAGCAGACGTCTTCGAGACGAACGACGTCTTCGTCGCGGAGGAGGGCGACGATGCGGACGCGTCCGCGGCGGGGGCCGCGGACGAGTTCGTCTGGAGCGACCCCGCCCCGGAGAGCGACTCCGAGGCGTGATACCGGCAGCGAAGTCACAGCTGTCTGGCGAGTCCCGCCTATCGCCCCATCCTCCGACGATATCCGACGACGACGGCGGCGCCGAGGACCGCGCCCAGCGCGTTCGCGCCGGCGTCGGCCAGGGAGAACGCTCGGTAGGGGATGCCCGCCTGTAGCAGTTCTATCGCGAGTCCGTACGACGTCGCGCCGCAGACCGAGAGCCCGGCGGCCCACTTGGTGGACCGCCGGTGCGCGGTCAGCCCGACGACCAGCGTTCCGGCCAGCGCGGCGTAGCCCGCGCCGTGGAGGAGTTTGTCGAGCGGGAGCGGGCCGGCCGCGCCGCCCGCGGGGCCGGGCGGGACCGCCGACGCGACGAGGAGGGCGACCGCGACGGCGAGCGCGGGGAGCCAGCGTCGGTGCACGTTCGATCCCGGAACCGGTCGCCGAAAAAACTGACCGGTTCGGCGCGGTGCGACGGCGGGGTCCCGGAACCCGACCGGCCCATAAGTGCGCGAACGTAACCGCCGACGGTTACGCCGCTATGCTAACGGCTAACACATTGGAGAGCATATGTAACGAACGTAATTAACAATGACCGACATCGGAGGGTTTCAGGACAGGGTCGCGAGGGTCGACCTGTCCGAGGGAGACGTGCGGTACGAAGGCATCGACGAGGAGGACGCGAAGAAGTACATCGGGGCGCGCGGACTGGGCGTGAAGTACGTCTTCGAGCAGGGGCCGGACGTCGATCCGTTAGGTCCGGACAACCTGCTGGCGTTCATGAACGGCCCGCTGACGGGGACGCAGACGACGATGAGCGGCCGCATCGCCGTCTGCACGAAGTCGCCGCTGACGGGAACGGTGACGGAC containing:
- a CDS encoding signal peptidase I; its protein translation is MYRYVGAVVLVGFVALSAATPLGAAYVYSDSMEPTISTGDGFVVVPADDAGPGDVVTFWSDHREEYVTHRVVAETESGYVTKGDNNPITDQAAGHPPVRQSDVEGTVLTLGGGPVTVPHVGDAVRFASKHATVLAGAGALLVAALVGSSSSRSRDVLSARTLFRGLIAASVIVGVVGVLLTGGTVRFPVSDSADGATPETVIFENDSANVTLSMASSPYSYRAIAASGVRIVDRSSAGDGEAKPADGGEATTDGGETTGEKGSANADESGATTGEVTLTLARDGSGADAATVRVYQYPRVLPAGIVRAAHAVHPLVAAVLTVGVGHLPVAALYLLTIDGREPLRSGRWRGPLRGK
- a CDS encoding DUF5305 family protein; amino-acid sequence: MSWIAAGRLRYERLVATHGRSVVLALAVLGLVAAGVTAVGVASPPTETSRMATDTVRVTADGSDSATVTGESELYERGEVVRDSPAYLTAAAPNLTVTAETSVSDGRSANVTQDLVLTYRAKRGGETYWEEPVPIGHAEGVAGDDPATVSATVNVADVRDRIEAIRGETGSRTTVSAVVVHRAAYETGSRSGELRSSAGLSVGDRSYSLGDGLGTSDTYHDREVVTRADEDRTTALFGVTVASWSLWSAPLALGFLLGAGHAGVVRRRGVDPRAVERRLERDRFAEWVSHGEVPDDVADRRVAIASLADLVDVAIDADRRVVSDRRTERYVVIDGNVAYVYAPDGPAAAEDPTERPAGGTTDDADPLAPDRAEAASGGSGGRDRDAPRTGIPETTTRSAGDRASVEGNGTDDVAARESADVFETNDVFVAEEGDDADASAAGAADEFVWSDPAPESDSEA
- a CDS encoding VanZ family protein, with protein sequence MHRRWLPALAVAVALLVASAVPPGPAGGAAGPLPLDKLLHGAGYAALAGTLVVGLTAHRRSTKWAAGLSVCGATSYGLAIELLQAGIPYRAFSLADAGANALGAVLGAAVVVGYRRRMGR